A stretch of Clostridium sp. BJN0001 DNA encodes these proteins:
- the hprK gene encoding HPr(Ser) kinase/phosphatase, whose product MGVSIKKFIKDLNLEILVEGKEDVEISVNDINRPGLQLAGFYNYFAPERIQVIGKAEWSFLDDMQIELRKKRVKKFFCFEVKCIVITRNLEPHSELIKEAKKHNIWFLRTNLVTTKFVTRANVYLAEKLAPETRLHGVLVDVSGIGILITGESGIGKSETALELIKRGHRLVTDDAVDIKEIDEKLIGSSPKITMGMLEVRGIGIIDVTSLYGTSCVLQKKEINLAMHFEHWKDDNDYDRLGVKNECMDILGIKVRKLTVPVRPGRNIAVIIEAAAVNYRYLQLANKTPVDVIENRMNEVNNIN is encoded by the coding sequence GTGGGAGTTTCAATAAAGAAGTTTATAAAGGACCTAAATTTAGAGATATTAGTTGAAGGAAAAGAAGATGTAGAAATATCAGTTAATGATATTAATAGACCCGGACTTCAGCTTGCAGGATTTTATAATTATTTTGCGCCTGAAAGAATTCAGGTTATCGGAAAAGCTGAATGGAGCTTTTTAGATGATATGCAGATTGAACTTAGAAAAAAGAGAGTCAAAAAGTTTTTTTGTTTTGAAGTAAAGTGTATAGTAATTACAAGAAATCTTGAACCACATAGTGAACTCATAAAAGAAGCTAAAAAACATAATATATGGTTTCTTAGAACTAATCTTGTTACAACTAAGTTTGTTACTAGAGCAAATGTGTATCTTGCTGAAAAACTTGCTCCTGAGACAAGATTACATGGAGTTCTTGTAGACGTTTCAGGAATAGGAATACTTATAACAGGAGAAAGCGGCATAGGCAAAAGTGAAACAGCACTTGAGCTTATAAAAAGAGGCCATAGGCTTGTAACAGATGATGCTGTTGATATAAAAGAAATAGATGAAAAGCTAATTGGATCTTCACCTAAAATAACTATGGGCATGCTTGAAGTAAGAGGAATAGGTATAATTGATGTTACATCTTTATATGGAACAAGTTGTGTTTTGCAGAAAAAGGAAATAAATCTTGCAATGCATTTTGAACATTGGAAAGATGATAACGATTATGATAGACTTGGCGTAAAAAATGAGTGTATGGATATACTAGGTATAAAGGTAAGAAAACTTACTGTACCAGTAAGGCCAGGAAGGAATATTGCAGTAATTATTGAGGCAGCTGCAGTAAATTACAGATATCTTCAGCTTGCTAATAAGACACCTGTTGATGTTATAGAAAATAGAATGAATGAAGTTAATAATATAAATTAA
- the helD gene encoding RNA polymerase recycling motor HelD produces the protein MKKKILEEEKVVLKNKTDLICDELKSKEEYRNGILDKIKKLSKQAKGSYNAEKETLEKTIKLTNNDIVSFEEAKKKPYFARIDFDEKLGGEETLYIGKKGIINNDKVEEVVVDWRAPVADLYYSGTYGRAEYKSPSGVIEGILNLKRKFIIHDGVIENIFDEGDNLLINNEEGNELVDEFLKLNLEESRGKKLKEVVATIQKEQNEIIRWPRNFPIIVQGSAGSGKTTVALHRLAYLIYKYKEDIHENDILVLAPNKLFLNYISDILPSLGADEVKQFTFYDFVKHKAKIRGSIYTKDDKLKYIMHEKDEKKKNLCIESARFRGSIRFKEMIDDYMNNVDQSAKDIEDIKVMDYVLFRKREIIKLYSEDFKSYPINKRKNEIRKYFNLKLKDKINSLLMKVELLYIPKIKKVKEEFENPEEKRKNIIKVYDERDAIKNKILKDSKKIFEDYFKKWKGIGIKDLYYNMFSEEESYIELSKNYLSKDLAIYIRNEYLSNRENNIIDEDDLVPFFYLRILLDGVTEKEKYKHIVVDEAQDYSEFQVYLISRFSYGNSITLVGDLAQGIYYYKGINTWDNLIKDIFNGDATYVELTKSYRSTVEIIEFADKVLNMQNLNLKSAKPVLRHGIKPKIIDAKENPTESIDEIIDFVHKNGKNSIGIITKDLDEGEKLYKILKKKSKNKFKIIGGKEKLSECDNVIIPSYLTKGLEFDCTVIYDPSSENYNDNILDKKLLYVVLTRALHYEFVLKIKDITSLI, from the coding sequence ATGAAAAAGAAAATATTAGAAGAAGAGAAGGTAGTTTTAAAAAATAAAACTGACCTTATATGTGATGAGTTAAAATCTAAAGAAGAATATAGAAATGGAATTTTAGATAAAATAAAAAAATTATCAAAACAGGCAAAAGGAAGTTATAATGCAGAAAAAGAAACACTTGAAAAGACAATAAAACTTACAAATAATGATATTGTAAGTTTTGAAGAAGCTAAAAAAAAGCCTTATTTTGCTAGAATAGATTTTGATGAAAAACTTGGAGGTGAAGAGACTCTTTACATAGGTAAAAAAGGAATAATAAATAATGACAAAGTAGAAGAGGTTGTTGTAGATTGGAGAGCACCTGTTGCAGATTTATATTATAGTGGTACTTATGGAAGAGCAGAATATAAATCTCCATCTGGAGTAATTGAAGGAATATTAAATTTAAAAAGAAAATTTATAATTCATGATGGTGTAATTGAGAATATATTTGATGAAGGAGATAATCTTCTAATTAATAATGAAGAAGGAAATGAACTTGTTGATGAGTTCCTTAAGCTAAATCTTGAAGAGAGCAGAGGAAAAAAATTAAAAGAAGTAGTTGCAACTATTCAAAAAGAGCAGAACGAAATTATAAGATGGCCAAGAAATTTCCCTATAATAGTTCAAGGATCTGCTGGATCTGGTAAAACTACTGTAGCACTTCATAGACTTGCTTACCTAATTTATAAATATAAAGAAGATATTCATGAAAATGATATTTTAGTACTTGCTCCAAATAAATTATTTCTAAATTATATTTCTGATATACTTCCAAGTCTTGGTGCAGATGAAGTAAAACAATTTACTTTTTATGATTTTGTAAAACATAAAGCAAAAATAAGGGGAAGTATATATACTAAAGACGATAAGCTAAAATATATAATGCACGAAAAAGATGAAAAAAAGAAAAATTTATGTATTGAATCTGCGAGATTTAGAGGTTCTATACGCTTTAAAGAAATGATTGATGATTATATGAATAATGTTGATCAGAGTGCAAAAGATATTGAAGATATTAAAGTTATGGACTATGTTCTTTTTAGAAAGAGAGAGATTATAAAACTTTATTCTGAGGATTTTAAATCATATCCTATAAATAAAAGGAAAAATGAGATAAGAAAATATTTTAATCTTAAATTAAAAGATAAAATTAATTCTCTTTTAATGAAAGTAGAACTTTTATATATTCCTAAAATAAAAAAAGTTAAAGAAGAATTTGAAAATCCTGAAGAAAAAAGAAAAAATATAATAAAAGTATATGATGAAAGAGATGCAATAAAAAATAAAATTTTAAAAGATAGTAAAAAGATATTTGAGGATTATTTTAAAAAATGGAAAGGTATAGGAATTAAGGATCTTTATTATAATATGTTTTCTGAAGAGGAATCATATATAGAGCTTTCAAAAAATTATTTAAGTAAAGATCTTGCTATCTATATTAGAAACGAATATTTAAGCAATAGAGAGAATAATATTATTGATGAAGATGATTTGGTTCCATTTTTCTATCTTAGAATTCTTTTAGACGGAGTAACTGAAAAAGAAAAATATAAACATATTGTAGTGGATGAAGCACAGGATTATAGTGAGTTTCAAGTTTATCTTATAAGTAGATTTTCATATGGAAATTCTATAACACTTGTTGGAGATTTAGCCCAAGGGATATATTATTATAAAGGAATAAATACATGGGATAATCTTATTAAAGATATATTTAATGGTGATGCAACATATGTAGAACTTACTAAGAGCTATCGTTCAACTGTTGAGATTATTGAATTTGCTGATAAAGTTTTAAATATGCAGAATTTAAATTTAAAGAGTGCTAAACCTGTTCTTCGTCATGGAATTAAGCCTAAAATAATAGATGCTAAAGAGAACCCAACTGAATCGATAGATGAAATTATTGATTTTGTTCATAAAAATGGAAAAAATAGTATAGGAATAATTACTAAGGATTTAGACGAGGGAGAAAAATTATATAAAATTTTAAAGAAAAAAAGTAAGAATAAATTTAAAATAATAGGCGGTAAAGAAAAATTATCTGAATGTGATAATGTAATAATACCATCGTATCTAACAAAAGGACTTGAATTTGACTGTACTGTTATATATGATCCTTCATCAGAAAATTATAATGATAATATTCTTGATAAAAAACTTTTATATGTTGTTCTTACAAGGGCACTTCATTATGAATTTGTATTAAAAATCAAAGATATAACGAGTCTTATATAG
- a CDS encoding vitamin B12 dependent-methionine synthase activation domain-containing protein, translated as MENDIRLTEIDKKEVLRYLGYKNQSMTSYIEKLIDECIKETLNLVKPRYVIQYGNLEFLDNNIRVKDTNLILEGNDIKKLLKNSKKAAFMAVTIGYEIENKIKLYEKTELTRALILDSCATTAVEKICDILEERIKNEALKENLDITFRYSPGYGDLTLDVQGMFLAVLNAQKRIGLTVSEKNILIPRKSVTAIIGFTNKKQLISDNKCKNCKNYKTCTFRKEGENKCSL; from the coding sequence ATGGAAAATGACATAAGACTAACTGAAATAGATAAAAAAGAAGTTTTAAGATATCTTGGATATAAAAATCAGAGTATGACTAGTTATATAGAAAAACTTATAGATGAATGTATAAAGGAAACATTGAATTTAGTAAAACCGAGGTATGTTATTCAATATGGAAACTTAGAATTTTTAGATAATAACATACGTGTTAAAGATACTAATCTAATATTAGAAGGAAATGATATAAAAAAACTTCTTAAAAATTCAAAAAAAGCAGCTTTTATGGCAGTAACTATTGGTTATGAAATAGAAAATAAAATTAAGCTTTATGAAAAAACTGAACTTACACGTGCTCTTATATTAGATTCATGCGCAACTACAGCTGTTGAAAAAATATGTGACATATTAGAAGAAAGGATAAAAAATGAAGCTCTAAAAGAAAATTTGGATATAACATTTAGATATAGTCCTGGGTATGGAGATCTTACTCTTGATGTTCAGGGGATGTTTCTTGCCGTTTTAAATGCACAAAAGAGAATAGGACTTACAGTATCTGAAAAAAATATTCTTATACCTAGAAAATCAGTTACAGCGATAATAGGCTTTACTAATAAAAAACAATTAATAAGTGATAATAAATGCAAAAATTGCAAAAACTATAAAACATGCACTTTTAGAAAAGAGGGGGAAAATAAATGCAGCTTATAG
- a CDS encoding DUF896 domain-containing protein: MNVDEMKIEEVIENINLLYKKSKETGLVEEEKRFQAKLRRRYIDNVKRNFKMQLDGIKPNKN; the protein is encoded by the coding sequence ATGAACGTTGATGAAATGAAAATTGAAGAAGTTATAGAAAATATAAATTTATTATATAAAAAAAGTAAAGAAACAGGATTAGTAGAAGAAGAAAAGAGGTTTCAAGCTAAGCTTAGAAGACGATACATAGATAATGTAAAAAGGAACTTCAAAATGCAGCTTGATGGTATAAAACCAAATAAAAATTAA
- a CDS encoding V-type ATP synthase subunit D, which yields MAKLNVNPTRMELTKLKKRLQTASKGHKLLKDKQDELMRQFINLIKYNNKIRKEVEDELSGSLKDFVMARAVMSSEFLEEAIVYPKEKITVDVGNKNIMSVNVPVMNFKRQLEGDEGSIYPYGFANTSSELDDAIAKLYGILPKLLELAEVEKSGQLMADEIEKTRRRVNALEYMTIPRLQETIRDIKMKLEENERGATTRLMKVKSMIQERA from the coding sequence ATGGCAAAGCTAAATGTTAATCCTACAAGAATGGAGCTTACAAAGCTAAAAAAGAGACTTCAAACAGCAAGCAAAGGTCATAAGCTTTTAAAAGATAAACAAGATGAGCTTATGAGACAGTTTATTAATTTGATAAAATATAATAACAAAATCAGAAAAGAAGTTGAAGATGAACTTTCAGGCTCATTAAAAGACTTTGTTATGGCAAGGGCTGTTATGAGTTCTGAATTCCTTGAAGAAGCTATTGTTTATCCAAAAGAAAAAATAACAGTTGATGTAGGAAATAAAAATATCATGAGTGTAAATGTTCCTGTCATGAACTTTAAGAGACAGCTTGAAGGAGATGAAGGAAGCATCTATCCTTATGGATTTGCAAATACATCATCTGAACTTGATGATGCTATAGCTAAGCTTTATGGAATTCTTCCAAAACTTCTTGAACTAGCAGAAGTTGAAAAATCAGGTCAATTAATGGCTGATGAAATTGAAAAGACAAGAAGAAGAGTTAATGCACTAGAATACATGACTATTCCAAGACTTCAAGAAACAATTAGAGATATAAAAATGAAGCTTGAAGAAAATGAGAGAGGTGCAACAACTAGACTTATGAAAGTTAAGTCTATGATTCAAGAAAGAGCATAG
- a CDS encoding homocysteine S-methyltransferase family protein, with amino-acid sequence MQLIDYIKNNILIFDGAMGTMLQKRGLKLGDNPERLNLEHPEIIKSIHREYIESGAQVITTNTFGANELKLKLGNLNVEEIIKSAVEIAKDAAKNKDVYVALDIGPIGELIEPMGTLSFDRAYDIFKRQIIAGKNAGADVILFETMTDLYELKAAVLAAKENSNLPVFATMTFEENMRTFTGCTPEAMVLVLEGLQVDALGINCSLGPNEMKPVIKTILDNSSIPVMVQPNAGLPKIDEDNEAVYDIDEEEFSDAISEFVSYGVKIVGGCCGTNPQYIRKIKEKVKGKEILPLKDNKYFAVCTPSNVVKIDGVRIVGERINPTGKKMFQKALINEDMDYILKKAIDQYDAGAHILDVNVGLPEIDEPYLMRKVVKEIQGILNIPLQIDSSDRAAIETGLRYYNGKPILNSVNGEDEVLDSILPIVKKYGASVIGLTLDQRGIPKKAEERFEIAKKIVKKAEEYGINRKDVFIDCLVLTVSAQQKEVKETLKAVRMVKEKLKVKTLLGVSNISFGLPNRKIINENFLALALANGLDLPIMNPNEKGMMKVIDAYNVLYNYDIGASTYIEKYKETELSDAIEEKSGDKDLKYIVIRGLKEEATNVTKELLKTKSELDIVNEYLIPALDVVGEKYEKGILFLPQLILAAETVKNAFVVLKTSMSKKSVNNISKGKIVIATVKGDIHDIGKNIVKVILENYGYEMIDLGKDVPIEKVVSEAIKNNVKLVGLSALMTTTIKSMESTIKALRESGYDGKIFVGGAVLTRDYAKKIGADFYAKDAKESVEIAKKVLD; translated from the coding sequence ATGCAGCTTATAGATTACATAAAAAATAATATACTAATTTTTGATGGAGCAATGGGAACAATGCTTCAGAAAAGAGGATTAAAACTTGGAGATAATCCCGAAAGATTAAATTTAGAACATCCAGAAATTATAAAAAGCATTCATAGAGAATACATAGAAAGTGGAGCACAGGTAATTACAACTAATACATTTGGGGCAAATGAATTAAAATTAAAACTCGGTAATTTAAATGTTGAAGAGATAATAAAAAGTGCTGTAGAAATTGCAAAGGATGCAGCTAAAAATAAAGATGTTTATGTTGCACTTGATATAGGACCTATAGGAGAGCTTATAGAGCCTATGGGAACTTTAAGTTTTGATAGGGCATATGATATTTTTAAAAGACAGATAATAGCTGGAAAAAATGCTGGAGCTGATGTGATTTTATTTGAAACAATGACAGATCTTTATGAACTTAAAGCAGCAGTTTTAGCAGCAAAAGAAAATAGCAATCTTCCAGTTTTTGCAACAATGACATTTGAAGAAAATATGCGTACATTTACAGGATGTACACCTGAAGCTATGGTTCTTGTTCTTGAAGGACTTCAAGTAGATGCACTTGGAATTAATTGCTCATTAGGACCAAATGAAATGAAACCTGTTATAAAAACAATACTTGATAATTCGAGCATACCTGTTATGGTTCAGCCTAACGCAGGACTTCCTAAGATAGATGAAGATAATGAAGCAGTATATGATATAGATGAAGAAGAATTCTCTGATGCAATTTCTGAATTTGTATCTTACGGAGTAAAAATAGTTGGAGGATGCTGTGGAACTAACCCTCAGTATATAAGAAAAATTAAAGAAAAAGTTAAAGGAAAAGAAATTCTACCTTTAAAAGATAATAAGTATTTTGCAGTATGTACACCTTCAAATGTAGTCAAGATAGATGGAGTAAGAATAGTTGGAGAAAGAATAAATCCAACTGGAAAAAAGATGTTTCAAAAAGCTCTTATAAATGAAGATATGGATTATATTTTAAAAAAGGCAATAGACCAGTATGATGCTGGTGCTCATATATTAGATGTAAATGTAGGACTTCCTGAAATAGATGAGCCATATCTTATGAGAAAAGTTGTAAAAGAAATTCAGGGTATACTTAATATACCACTTCAAATAGATTCATCTGATAGAGCTGCAATTGAGACAGGTCTTAGATATTATAATGGAAAGCCTATATTAAATTCAGTAAATGGGGAAGATGAGGTTTTAGATAGTATACTTCCTATAGTAAAAAAATATGGAGCATCTGTAATAGGTCTTACATTAGACCAAAGAGGAATACCTAAAAAAGCTGAAGAAAGATTTGAAATAGCTAAAAAAATAGTAAAAAAAGCTGAGGAATATGGAATAAATAGAAAAGATGTATTTATTGATTGCTTAGTTTTAACAGTATCAGCACAGCAGAAAGAAGTTAAGGAAACTTTAAAAGCAGTTAGAATGGTAAAAGAAAAATTAAAAGTTAAGACACTTCTTGGAGTATCGAATATTTCTTTTGGTCTTCCAAATAGAAAAATTATTAATGAAAATTTTCTTGCATTAGCTCTTGCAAATGGTCTTGATCTTCCAATTATGAATCCTAATGAAAAAGGAATGATGAAGGTTATAGATGCATATAATGTACTTTACAATTATGATATTGGAGCATCAACATATATTGAAAAATATAAAGAAACTGAATTATCAGATGCTATAGAAGAGAAAAGTGGAGATAAGGATTTAAAATATATAGTAATAAGAGGTCTTAAAGAGGAAGCAACAAACGTTACAAAAGAACTTTTAAAAACAAAAAGTGAACTTGATATAGTAAATGAATATCTTATTCCTGCACTCGATGTTGTTGGAGAGAAATATGAAAAAGGAATACTATTTCTTCCACAGCTTATTCTTGCAGCCGAGACTGTAAAAAATGCATTTGTAGTATTAAAAACAAGTATGTCAAAAAAATCAGTAAATAATATATCAAAGGGCAAGATAGTAATAGCAACAGTTAAAGGTGATATTCACGATATAGGAAAAAATATAGTAAAAGTAATTTTAGAAAACTATGGATATGAAATGATAGATCTTGGTAAAGATGTACCTATAGAAAAAGTAGTATCAGAAGCAATTAAAAATAATGTAAAGCTTGTAGGATTAAGTGCTCTTATGACAACAACAATAAAGAGCATGGAAAGTACTATAAAAGCTTTAAGAGAAAGCGGTTATGATGGAAAAATATTTGTAGGAGGAGCAGTCCTTACAAGGGATTATGCTAAAAAGATAGGTGCAGACTTTTATGCAAAGGATGCGAAGGAATCCGTAGAAATTGCAAAAAAAGTTTTAGACTAA
- a CDS encoding ECF transporter S component has translation MNNKIKQMTYAGLLTAFAIIIPIQFGFLRVVIGTYTATLCAHVPMILSMLISPFVAVVVGIGSTIGFLIAGCPLPVVCRAATHIIVGLIGAEIILRRKNFLEAVTITAPIHGILEMLVSIPFIGVTAYPLLIITLVGCVIHHSVDSIISYFFIKSLSKIKKTDIYNVFGDFSVNVSK, from the coding sequence ATGAATAATAAAATTAAACAGATGACTTATGCGGGGCTTCTTACTGCATTTGCAATAATAATTCCGATACAGTTTGGATTTTTAAGAGTTGTTATAGGAACATATACAGCAACATTATGTGCACATGTACCTATGATTCTTTCAATGCTTATTTCTCCTTTTGTAGCAGTTGTTGTAGGCATTGGATCAACAATAGGCTTTTTAATTGCAGGATGTCCTTTACCTGTAGTCTGTAGAGCTGCAACACATATTATTGTTGGTCTTATAGGAGCAGAGATCATATTAAGAAGAAAAAATTTCTTAGAAGCTGTTACTATAACAGCACCGATTCATGGAATACTTGAAATGTTAGTTTCAATTCCATTTATAGGAGTTACTGCATATCCACTACTTATAATAACATTAGTTGGATGTGTAATTCATCACTCAGTTGATAGCATTATATCATATTTCTTTATAAAATCTTTATCAAAGATAAAGAAGACAGATATATATAATGTATTTGGGGATTTTTCAGTTAATGTATCTAAATAA
- a CDS encoding aminopeptidase yields MDKEEQNKIAWNKYSKSEIKDVFAFCNDYKDFMSKCKTERECVIETVRLAEENGYKDLNIIIKEGKTLKPGDRVYTVNKKKAVALFIIGNQSIEKGLKILGAHIDSPRLDLKQNPLYEDTDMALFDTHYYGGIKKYQWVTLPLALHGVVVKKDNTVININIGEDEDDPVFGVSDLLVHLSSEQLTKKGNKVIEGEDLNVLVGSIPLKGSKKDAVKKNILKLLKDKYDFEEDDFKSAEIEVVPAGKARDYGLDRSMVMAYGHDDRICAYSSLRAMLDIKKTDKTCCLLLVDKEEVGSIGATGMHSRFFENTAAEIINLIGDYSEIKLRRCLTNSKMLSSDVTAAYDPNYSSVMEKNNSAFFGYGMVFNKYTGARGKSGCNDANAEYMAELRDIMDKHKVSFQTSELGKVDAGGGGTIAYILAQYNMQVVDCGVALLNMHAPFEIASKADIYETMKGYKAFLLEA; encoded by the coding sequence ATGGATAAGGAAGAGCAGAATAAAATTGCATGGAATAAATACAGTAAATCAGAAATAAAAGATGTTTTTGCATTCTGTAATGATTATAAAGATTTTATGTCAAAATGTAAGACTGAAAGAGAATGTGTCATAGAAACAGTAAGACTTGCAGAAGAAAATGGATATAAAGATTTAAATATAATTATAAAAGAAGGTAAAACATTAAAACCAGGAGATAGAGTATATACTGTTAATAAGAAAAAAGCAGTTGCACTTTTTATAATAGGAAATCAAAGCATTGAAAAGGGATTAAAGATACTTGGAGCACATATAGATTCTCCAAGACTTGATTTAAAACAGAATCCGCTATATGAAGATACTGATATGGCTCTTTTTGATACACATTATTATGGAGGAATAAAGAAATATCAATGGGTTACTCTTCCACTAGCACTTCATGGTGTTGTAGTAAAGAAAGATAATACTGTTATTAATATAAATATAGGAGAAGATGAAGATGATCCTGTATTTGGTGTTTCTGATTTACTCGTTCATTTATCTTCTGAGCAGTTAACTAAAAAAGGAAATAAAGTTATTGAAGGAGAAGATCTTAACGTTTTAGTTGGTAGTATTCCTCTTAAAGGAAGTAAAAAAGATGCTGTAAAGAAGAATATATTAAAATTATTAAAAGATAAGTATGATTTTGAAGAGGATGATTTTAAATCTGCTGAAATTGAAGTAGTTCCAGCTGGAAAAGCTAGAGATTACGGTCTTGATAGAAGTATGGTAATGGCATATGGACATGATGATAGAATATGTGCATATTCATCATTAAGAGCTATGCTAGATATTAAAAAAACAGATAAAACATGTTGTCTTCTTCTCGTAGATAAAGAGGAAGTAGGAAGTATAGGAGCAACAGGAATGCATTCAAGATTTTTTGAAAATACAGCTGCTGAGATAATAAATCTTATTGGCGATTATTCAGAAATAAAATTAAGAAGATGTCTTACAAATTCTAAAATGCTTTCATCAGATGTTACAGCAGCATATGATCCTAATTATTCATCAGTTATGGAAAAAAATAATTCAGCATTCTTTGGTTATGGAATGGTATTTAATAAGTATACTGGTGCGAGAGGAAAGTCTGGATGTAATGATGCAAATGCAGAGTATATGGCAGAACTTAGAGATATAATGGATAAGCATAAAGTATCATTTCAGACATCAGAACTTGGAAAGGTAGATGCAGGTGGAGGTGGAACTATTGCATATATACTTGCACAATATAATATGCAGGTAGTAGACTGTGGCGTTGCACTTCTTAATATGCATGCTCCGTTTGAAATAGCAAGTAAAGCTGATATTTATGAAACTATGAAAGGATATAAAGCATTTTTACTTGAAGCATAA
- a CDS encoding MraY family glycosyltransferase, with product MNYIVGAVIAFIISAVVMPLLIKIFKKVGFTDKPNKRKKHKNPKPLCGGIALYIGFFIPYFIIVDENIKMRFTIFISSTLILLIGLIDDYYKTRGKEFKIFPRLVVQLFAAIIIFKSGIAFVGFTNPFNGEYISLNIMLQFFLTITWIFGVTTVINWSDGMDGLAGGLSLVSAITFFIAALILNQADNSAIVSMILSGSILGFLLYNKYPAKVFMGDSGANFLGFLLSITALDGAFKQATVMSLFIPLFALAVPIFDNIFVILKRFSEGKPVYKADRSQIHFRLQEKGFTINQIVFYIMSISILFSLISILLLYIKA from the coding sequence ATGAACTATATTGTAGGTGCAGTTATTGCATTTATCATTTCAGCAGTAGTAATGCCGCTGCTTATAAAGATTTTTAAAAAGGTAGGCTTCACAGATAAACCAAATAAAAGAAAAAAACATAAAAATCCAAAGCCTTTATGTGGAGGAATTGCATTATACATAGGATTTTTCATTCCCTACTTTATTATTGTTGATGAAAATATAAAAATGAGATTTACTATATTTATTTCTTCAACTTTGATACTTCTTATAGGACTTATTGATGATTATTATAAGACAAGAGGAAAAGAATTTAAAATTTTTCCGAGACTTGTAGTTCAACTCTTTGCAGCAATCATAATTTTTAAATCAGGAATTGCTTTTGTAGGTTTTACAAACCCGTTTAATGGAGAATATATTTCTCTTAATATAATGCTTCAATTTTTTCTTACTATAACATGGATTTTTGGAGTTACTACGGTAATTAATTGGTCCGATGGAATGGATGGACTTGCAGGGGGACTATCTCTTGTTTCAGCAATTACATTTTTTATTGCAGCACTTATTTTAAATCAGGCTGACAATTCGGCTATAGTTTCTATGATACTTAGTGGATCTATATTAGGATTTCTTTTATATAATAAATATCCTGCAAAGGTATTTATGGGGGATTCTGGTGCTAATTTTTTAGGATTTTTATTAAGTATTACTGCACTTGATGGTGCATTTAAACAGGCTACAGTTATGAGCCTTTTTATTCCATTATTTGCACTTGCAGTACCTATTTTTGATAATATATTTGTAATTCTTAAGCGTTTTTCTGAAGGTAAACCTGTATATAAAGCAGATAGAAGTCAGATTCACTTTAGACTTCAGGAAAAAGGTTTTACTATAAATCAGATTGTATTTTATATTATGTCAATAAGTATATTATTTAGTCTTATTTCAATTCTTCTTTTATATATAAAAGCATAA